One Saimiri boliviensis isolate mSaiBol1 chromosome 7, mSaiBol1.pri, whole genome shotgun sequence genomic window, cggcggctcaagcctgtaatcccagcactttgggaggccgaggcgggtggatcacgaggtcgagagatcgagaccatcctggtcaacatggtgaaacccggtctctactaaaaatacaaaaaactagctgggcgtggtggtgcgtgcctataatcccagctactcaggaggctgaggcaggagaattgcctgaacccaggaggcagaggttgcggtgagccgagatcgtgccattgcactccagcctgggtaacaagagtgaaactctgtctcaaaaaaaaaatatatatatacacatatatatatacatatatatatacatatatatatatatacacacacacaaaaattagccgggtgttgtggtgcacatctgtaatcccacctgcttgggaggctgaggcacaagagtggctggaacctgggaggtggaggttgtagtgagccgagattgtgccactgcactccagcctgggcaacagagcgagactgtcccCCCTTCAAAAAAAGGTGCCAGAATGAGTGATTGGTGATAGGAAGAGAGGAGATCTGAGCGGACTAGACTGGGTGATGCAAGATAGTATCCTGGTCAGATGGGTTGTGCAGCTTTCAGAGATGAGTGATGCGGAGGCAGGAGTCTGGTGAATTGGGGAGTACTGCAGACTGCCCAAAGATACTCACATTTAGAAATACCAAACACTCTGAGGGCCAGACAACACAACTCGCCGtgtctggtgtgtgtgtctgttggaCTCTGAAAACTAAATGTCCTCAACTCTGAATTGAGGGTGGGAATTGGATGGCATATGGAGTGAGAGGGTGTTGTGGactgggagaacagtgtaaaccAAGGCCTGCAGGTGGAATTGAGCCCTTCTTGGGGGCAGTGATCAGAGAGGGGAGAACTCCTTTTGGTGAGCCAGGAGAGTTAACACTGGCCGGGAATGGTGGGGCCAAAAAGTGGCATTCAAAACATGGCAAGgctgggagggtggagagggaagaCTTCCTGTCAcctcctctttttcctcattCTCACAGCTGGCTGAGAGTGACTTTGCCTCCACCTTCCGGCTGCTCACAGTGTTTGCTTATGGGACATACGCTGACTACTTAGGTAACCAGAGGGGTTGGTGCTCCGGAGTAATGGAAATAGAAGGGCAATCTCTGGAGGGACTCTCTGGGATATCCCACTTAGATCCCACCTTCCGGGTGCAGAGGGTCAGGATCAAGACCTGAACTGGCATGGaaagtgggaggggagggagcaaGGGAAGGAGGCTAGGGCTTCCCACAAAACCGCCATCAGGATTCCTCAGACTTTGTCATTTTTCCCTAGCTGAAGCCCGGAATCTTCCCCCACTAACAGAGGCACAGAAGAATAAGCTTCGACACCTGTCAGTTGTCACCCTGGCTGCTAAAGTAAAGGTGAGTGGCAGTCCCCCAGTCTGGAGCATCCTTTTATATGTCCCTGGGAGTCTGCACTAGGACAGCTCTTGGTGGACTGTGGCTATTTCCTGCGCTCCCCTCCTCCAAGGTCTGTATATAAACTCCATTAGCAACTGTTTAGGCTGAATAGTGTCcttagttttctgtctttttccttttcaatcaACTGAAGTTCTAAATAAAcatcttttgtgtttttggtcAGAATGGCAACTAGCATGTTGTTCAGCTGGTGTTCAGCAATACCATCCTCCCCCCTTCATCAAGCCTTGTGCGGACACAGCCTCCAGGCTGGAAACTGGGCTCTCTCCTGATGACATGCTAGGCTTCTCTTTGTTAGAATAGGAAATATATATCCCAGAAGTATCTCTCTATTCCCATTAGGCTGGTTTTTGTCCAGTATCGCCACCCACCTCCCCCATCTGCCCAGTCTGTGGCCTCGAAATTGTTAATTGACTCTCAGTTGTCCTCAGGATTTAATTTAAACCaggctggccgggtgcggtggctcacacctgtaatcccagcactttgggaggccgaggggggtggatcacaaggtcaagagatcgagaccatcctggtcaacacggtgaaaccctgtctttactaaagctacaaaaaattagctgggcatggtggtgcgtgcctgtaatcccagctactcaggaggcggaggcaggagaattgcctgaacccaggaggcggaggttgcggtgagccgagatcgcgccattgcactccagcctgggtaacaagagggaaactccgtctcaaaaaaaaaaaaaaaaaaatttaaaccaggCTTCCTATTGAGAGATACCTCCAAAGGAATGCCTGTGGCAAGTAGGCAGAGTATAAATGATAAACAGACCTCTCTCACCGCCGCTTCCTCCCCTATGTCCAGCTGATCTTGACTAAGGACTGGGTGACACCCTGAGCTTTGGCCAAAGGAGTGACACCCAGACAGGTGTCATTTTTCCCCCTCTGTGGTGTGGGAGGGGTGAGCGTGGTAGGGGagcattctgtattttatttaagaatgtccttcaggccgggcgcggtggctcaagcctgtaatcccagcactttgggaggccgaggcgggtggatcacaaggtcaagagatcgagaccatcctggtcaacatggtgaaactccgtctctactaaaaatacaaaaaaaattagctgggcatggtggcacgtgcctgtaatcccagctactcaggaggctgaggcaggagaattgcctgaacccgggaggcggaggttgcggtgagccgagatcgcgccattgcactccagcctgggcaacaagagcgaaactccgtctcaaaaaaaaaaaaaagaatgtccttCTAATGATGCTGTTTTTGAAGTGGgaatacttttgtttattttgctttagaaCCAGCTGCTTAGAGGAAGTGATTTAGGAATGGGAGTGGAGGGCAGGTGGGCTGGGGGAgtggggaaaggagggaagagtCTTGGAAGCCCTTTTCACTGTGGAGCCTCACAAATCCTGGCCTGATCCCCACGGCCCCAGTGTATCCCATATGCAGTGTTGCTGGAGGCTCTTGCCCTGCGTAACGTGCGGCAGCTGGAAGACCTTGTGATTGAGGCTGTGTATGCTGATGTGCTTCGTGGCTCCCTGGACCAGCGCAACCAGCGGCTGGAGGTTGACTACAGCATTGGGCGGGACATCCAGCGCCAGGACCTCAGTGCCATTGCCCGAACCCTGCAGGAGTGGTGAGAACCGTATCCTGGTGCTGTCCCCTTCCTTCTCActctgagaaagagaaaggtgCTTCAGGGCGAGAGAGGGCAGGAGCCGGGCTGGTCTGCAGAGGTGGAACGCGGGGGAAGGGAAATGACTTCATCCTTCCAAAGGCTTCTGGGGAATGCAGGAGTAGGGAGGCCCTGGGAGGCGGCAGAAGTCAGTGTCCTTGATATAGTAATTCAGGGATGAAAAGGGAGTGGTACACTTGAGGGGATCCTAACCGCAAAGGTTGTCGCCTTAGGCTAGATGCCAGCAGTCGGTCTATAACTACCACTGTCCACAGGCCATGcgccttttcctcttctcttattttgtgtgtctatctAACTTCAGGGTTTCTGTATTCATTAGGtcacctctttttctctttttttttttttttttttttagacggagtttcactcttgttacccaggctggagtgcaatggcgcgatctcggctcaccgcaacctccgcctcctgggttcaggcaattctcctgcctcagcctcctgggtagctgggattacaggcacgcgccaccatgcccagctagttttttgtattttttttttttttttttttttttggagacagagtttcgctcttgttacccaggctggagtgcaatggcgcgatctcggctcaccgcaacctccacctcctgggttcaagcaattctcctgcctcagcctcctgagtagctgggattacaggcacacaccaccatgcccagctaattttttgtatttttagtcgagacggggtttcaccttgttgaccaggatggtctcgatctctcgacctcgtgatccacctgcctcggcctcctagttttttgtatttttagtagagacggggtttcaccacgttgaccaggatggtctcgatctctcaacctcgtgatccacccgcctcggcctcccgaagtgctgggattacaggcttgagccaccgcgcccggccccctctttttctctttaacatttCCAACcctattttgttttcagttcctCCCACCATCTTGCACATCACTCCAGGAACTTCCTTATCCCTCTCTGACCATACTGAGTGTCCCTCTCACTGCTAGGCACGTTGTCACAGATGGTTTCTGGGTGCCGTGGTGAGGGTTCCCAACTCAGACTCAAAATGCCAGAAGCTGTGTTCTGGCTccgtggcccaggttggagtgcagcagcatgatcttgactcactgcagcctccacccccgactcaagccatccttccacctcagcctcttgagtagcttgggactacaggctcgtgccactgcatctggctagtttttgtatttttttgtagagacagagttttgccaatTGCTCAGGctcgtcttaaactcctgagtttaagcagtctgcccgtctcggcctcccaaaatgctgggattatgggggtgagccactgcgccctgcatCTAGGGTTCTTTTTGAGTCTGTTTTCTGTGAGTCTGTGATCGCCGGTCTTGTCTGCTGACACTTTCTTCTCCCCTGACTCCCGCAGGTGTGTGGGCTGTGAGGTGGTGCTGTCAGGCATTGAGGAGCAGGTGAGCCGTGCCAACCAGCACAAGGAACAGCAGCTGGGCCTGAAGCAGCAGATTGAGAGTGAGGTGAGCAGTCAGGGGAGCAGGCGGACCCAggctcctccagcctgggccacttgTCCTTTGCAGAGGGGGTTTGGACAGTGGTTGTAGCAGACAACAAAATGAGTAGGGTCTGGAAGTTTCTGGAACCTTCCTTGCTATCCCTATTCCTTTCATCCTGGTAGGTTGCCAACCTTAAAAAAACCATTAAAGTTACGACGGCAGCAGCAGCCGCAGCCACATCTCAGGACCCTGAGCAACACCTGACTGAGCTGAGGGAACCAGCTCCTGGCACCAACCAGCGCCAGCCCAGCAAGAAAGCCTCAAAGGGCAAGGGGTGAGCCAGGGTAGCAGGAACTGCTCACTTCTGGGGTGCCCTGCTTTTACCCCAGGGACCTGACTGTCCTCACTTCCTTCAGTTATTTGCATGGGAGTAGGGAGTTGGGGGAGCCTTCAGAGGGGATTccctgcattctctctctctttctcttcttgccAGGCTCCGAGGGAGCGCCAAGATTTGGTCCAAGTCGAATTGAAGGGACTGTCGTTTCCTTCCTGGGGATGTGGGGTcccagctgcctgcctgcctcttaGGAGTCCTCAGAGAGCCTTCCTGTGCCCCTGGCCAGCTGATAATCCTAGGTTCATGACCCTTCACCTCCCCAACCCCAAACATAGATCACACCTTCTTCTAGGGAGGAGGCAAGTGCGGGTCATGTTTTTGTtggtactttttgtttttgtgactttGTGTGTTCCGTTGCTCCCCGCTGCCAtgctctctccccttcctccgaTATTTCCTTAAGAGCTCAACATCTGTCCCTGTTCATGACATGTCATTGAGTAGGTGGGTAGCCCTGATGGGGTTTGCTCTGTCTCAGGCATAACCCACAGGCATTTTTTCCTGTCACCCCATTCCTGCATGCCTGATCCTGAATTCCTACACCTTACTCCCTACCCCCCGCATTGAGCAGCCTCTGAAGAGCCATAGGGCCCCCACCTTTACTCGCACTCTGAGAATTCTGGGGCCCAGTGTGGCATTCCCAGAGTCACTGAACACTTTCATCCTAAAATCCTGTCACACTACagtcatttcttttcctctctctgcccTTTGGGTCCTGGGAATGCTGCTGCTTCAACCCCAGAGCCTAAGAATGGCAGCTATTTCTTAACATGTTGAGAGATGGTTCCTTCTTGGCCCTGGCCATCTCGGGAAGCTTGATGGCAGTCCTGGAAGGGTTTAATCTCCTTTTGTGAGTttggtggggaagggaagggtatatagattgtatttaaaaaaaaaaaaggtatatatgcatatatctatatataacatgacacagaaataaatctatgAAAAGTCTATCTACAAACTACCCTGAACTGGGTATCCTCTGTCTTTGATATTTGCGGATGGGAAGAAGACTCATTCCCAGTTTACTCTAAAACACAGTGCTGGAAGATGAAGAGAACCAGATACGATTTGCTGAGTTTCTGGCTGAGGCCTGGATCCTGGGCTGTATGACTTTGGACAGGTTGCTTCGTATCTCAGCATCCATTCAGAAGTAATGactatggccaggcacggtggctcacgcctgtaagcccaacacttttggaggccaaggtggatggatcacttgaggtcaggagtttgagatcagcctggccaacatggtgaaaccccatctctactaaaaatacaaaaaatttgctgggcgtagtagcacatacctgtaatctcagctactagggaggctgaggcaggagaatcacttgaacctgggaggtggaggttgcagtgagccgagataaggcactccagcctgagtgacagggtgagactccatctcaaaaaaaaaaaaaaaaagaacagtagtAATGGATACTTACTGGGCATCAGTACCTGACAGGCACTGGACATGAAAATGATGGCCACTGTTTCTGCTCTACAGGAGCTTGAGTCTATATCCTTCCACCTCATAGAATTAGAAGGGAAAGAGTTGATAATGAACTTGAATTTTCACATCAGAACCACACAGAACTGTCAGATCTGTGGCAAGCAGAAGCCATTGGACTCCTGCCCTCTGTCCACTAGAGCTCTCCAGGAAGTGTGCTGGGAGGATTGGGATCCTTGGCCTGGAGTGTTGGCTGTGGACTCCCTGGAATTGGAAAGCCCTGATGTGAGGGACAGTTGAGCCTTTGCATGTGAAGTAGTTGCCTTCTGCAGGTCCTGGGGTTGACAGCTGCTTCCCAGAGCTTGTGATGTTCTTTAGGTAGAGATTTAGGACAGACCACTCTTCACTGGTCCTAAAGCTATCAGTCATGGAATTCGAAAGCGGGAATGGGGGCTGGATGAgttggctcgtgcctgtaatcccagcactttgggaggctgaggtgggtggatcacaaggtcaggaaatctaGACTATCCTGGAttaatggtgaaactccatctctactaaaaatacaaaaattagctgggtgtggtggcacgtgcctgtaatctgagctactctggaggctgaggcatgataatcgcctgaacccaggaggcagaggtttcagtgagctgagatcacaccactgcgctgcagcctggtgacagagacttgtcttggaaaaaaaaaaaaaaagtgggatcctgtgttttttttttttttttttttgaggcggagtttcactcttgttacccagggtggagtgcaatggcgcaatctcggctcaccgcaacctccgcctcctgggttcaggcagttctcctgcctcagcctcctgagtagctgggattacaggcacacgccaccatgcccagctaatttttcgtatttttttagtagagacggggtttcaccatgttgaccaggatggtctcgatctgttgacctcgtgatccacccgcctcggcctcccaaagtgctgggattacaggcttgagccaccgcgcccggccgggatcctgtgtttttttgcttttgattttttgagacagagtttcactcttgttgcccaggctggagtgcaatggcacgatcttggcttaccacaacctccacctcccagatgcaagtgattctcctgcctcagcctttctagcagctgggattacaggcatgtgccaccatgcctggctaattttgtatttttagtagagacagggtttcttcgtgttggtcaggctggtcttgaactccggacctcaggtgatccactcgcctcggcctcccaaagtgctgggattataggcatgagccaccatgcccagccagatgctgcgtttttgattaaaaattggccaggtaagCTTATTGTCttgtgggggggtggggtggagggtagTGACTTGATGGAACCAGTCTAGTGAGCCCCATTTCAGGAATTGAAACTCGTGGCTTCTGAGCTTTTCCCTAGGTAAGCAAGACTTGATTATCAGTCTCTCCCTCTGAAATGAACGCCTTCTTCCCACACCCTCCAGTGTGTAAAAGTTGCTAACTCCTGATGCTTTGAGCCTGTCCAGCACCTCCTACCTATGCTCCAGTTTTCCTTTGGAACTTACTATCACCTTTACCTATAAGCTGGTCCTGGCTAATGGTCCCATAGCTTCCTAGGCCTCCCTTATTGCAGCCTTGAAAAATGGCTctaaaggctgggcgcagtggctcacacgtgtaatcccagcattttgggaggccgaggtgggcaggacacaaggtcaggagttcaagaccagactggccaacatggtgaaatcccgtctctactaaaaaatacaaaagttagttgggcatggtggcttgtgcctgtaatcccagctacctgggaggctgcggtaggagaattgctt contains:
- the COPS7A gene encoding COP9 signalosome complex subunit 7a; its protein translation is MSAEVKVTGQNQEQFLLLAKSAKGAALATLIHQVLEAPGVYVFGELLDMPNVRELAESDFASTFRLLTVFAYGTYADYLAEARNLPPLTEAQKNKLRHLSVVTLAAKVKCIPYAVLLEALALRNVRQLEDLVIEAVYADVLRGSLDQRNQRLEVDYSIGRDIQRQDLSAIARTLQEWCVGCEVVLSGIEEQVSRANQHKEQQLGLKQQIESEVANLKKTIKVTTAAAAAATSQDPEQHLTELREPAPGTNQRQPSKKASKGKGLRGSAKIWSKSN